A single region of the Sandaracinaceae bacterium genome encodes:
- a CDS encoding glycosyltransferase family 4 protein: MTTVPQSLGFLRGQTAFMRTRGFELSFVSAPGDALERFAATEEARVFAVPMERRITPLRDLAALRRLWAHFRRERPDVVHAHTPKGGLLGTIAAALAGVPVRIYHMRGLPLMGASGARRTLLTLTEMVSCGLATEVLCVSHSLRGVALDLGLTDPDKIQVLLRGSGQGVDTEGRFNPATHAAQRERVRHSWGVPSSGLVFGFVGRIVRDKGVHELARAWARIRDAHPHAHLVIVGPFEDQDPVDDAVREALRSDERAHLVGSSDDPARLYAAMDVVVLPTYREGFPNVPLEAMSMALPVIATRIPGCVDAVEDGVTGILVPPKTVTPLFEAMDRYARSEALRREHGHSGRMRAREFFRRERIWQALSEAYEAALRLPVHPGGEQRRRAEVSRG; the protein is encoded by the coding sequence GTGACCACCGTCCCGCAGTCGCTCGGGTTCCTGCGTGGGCAAACTGCCTTCATGCGAACGCGGGGCTTCGAACTGAGCTTCGTGTCGGCGCCTGGAGATGCGCTCGAGCGTTTCGCGGCGACCGAAGAGGCTCGGGTCTTCGCGGTGCCGATGGAGCGCCGCATCACACCGCTGAGAGATCTGGCGGCGCTGCGGCGCCTCTGGGCACACTTCCGTCGCGAGAGGCCGGACGTCGTTCACGCCCACACGCCGAAGGGCGGACTGCTGGGGACGATCGCCGCGGCACTCGCTGGCGTGCCCGTACGCATCTACCACATGCGAGGGCTGCCGCTGATGGGCGCATCTGGAGCGCGACGAACCTTGCTCACGCTGACCGAGATGGTGTCCTGCGGCCTGGCCACCGAAGTGCTCTGCGTCAGCCACTCGTTGAGGGGCGTCGCCTTGGACCTGGGGCTCACCGACCCGGACAAGATCCAGGTTCTTCTCCGCGGGAGCGGGCAGGGCGTGGACACCGAGGGGCGCTTCAACCCGGCCACCCACGCTGCGCAGCGGGAACGAGTCCGCCATTCGTGGGGGGTTCCTTCGAGCGGGCTCGTCTTCGGCTTCGTCGGGCGCATCGTGCGCGACAAGGGTGTCCATGAGCTCGCGAGAGCTTGGGCGCGAATACGGGACGCGCACCCTCATGCCCACCTCGTGATCGTCGGCCCTTTCGAGGATCAGGACCCCGTGGACGACGCCGTTCGCGAGGCGTTGCGGTCCGATGAGCGAGCTCACCTCGTCGGCTCCTCCGACGATCCCGCCAGGCTCTACGCCGCCATGGATGTAGTCGTCCTGCCGACCTATCGCGAGGGGTTTCCGAACGTCCCTCTCGAGGCCATGTCCATGGCTCTCCCGGTCATCGCCACTCGGATCCCCGGCTGCGTCGACGCCGTAGAAGATGGCGTCACGGGGATATTGGTTCCCCCAAAGACGGTCACACCGCTGTTCGAGGCGATGGATCGCTACGCGCGCAGTGAGGCGCTGCGCCGCGAACACGGCCACTCCGGTCGGATGAGAGCCCGAGAGTTCTTTCGGCGCGAGCGGATCTGGCAGGCGTTGTCCGAGGCCTACGAGGCTGCACTCCGCTTGCCGGTCCACCCCGGCGGCGAGCAGCGGCGCCGCGCGGAGGTGTCGCGTGGCTGA